From a single Nymphaea colorata isolate Beijing-Zhang1983 chromosome 4, ASM883128v2, whole genome shotgun sequence genomic region:
- the LOC116253552 gene encoding protein NONRESPONDING TO OXYLIPINS 2, mitochondrial-like isoform X2, with product MASPCRLLRRTTVSAVRSAIRARVSSSPSPCASLPTAGGKATPCSRRLQSFTRLPVELSCGPSLFPLHSAVALARLSSCLSVNSQSCRALSQGTFCRTSPGL from the exons ATGGCTTCGCCTTGCAGATTACTTAGGAGGACGACGGTTTCTGCGGTTCGTTCTGCCATTCGAGCTAGGGTCTCCTCGTCGCCCTCGCCGTGCGCCAGTCTGCCGACAGCTGGCGGGAAGGCGACGCCTTGCTCTCGTCGTCTTCAGTCCTTCACCAG ATTGCCAGTTGAATTGAGTTGTGGACCTTCCCTGTTTCCACTGCATAGCGCTGTTGCCCTCGCGCGCCTGTCTTCATGCTTAAGTGTAAACTCTCAGAGTTGTCGTGCACTTTCTCAGGGTACATTCTGTCGGACCTCTCCCGGACTCTAA
- the LOC116253552 gene encoding protein NONRESPONDING TO OXYLIPINS 2, mitochondrial-like isoform X1 produces MASPCRLLRRTTVSAVRSAIRARVSSSPSPCASLPTAGGKATPCSRRLQSFTRLPVELSCGPSLFPLHSAVALARLSSCLSVNSQSCRALSQEIGVAVPR; encoded by the exons ATGGCTTCGCCTTGCAGATTACTTAGGAGGACGACGGTTTCTGCGGTTCGTTCTGCCATTCGAGCTAGGGTCTCCTCGTCGCCCTCGCCGTGCGCCAGTCTGCCGACAGCTGGCGGGAAGGCGACGCCTTGCTCTCGTCGTCTTCAGTCCTTCACCAG ATTGCCAGTTGAATTGAGTTGTGGACCTTCCCTGTTTCCACTGCATAGCGCTGTTGCCCTCGCGCGCCTGTCTTCATGCTTAAGTGTAAACTCTCAGAGTTGTCGTGCACTTTCTCAGG
- the LOC116253542 gene encoding putative nitric oxide synthase, with protein MSLKSPFLDFASSFTPSFLPRAPPFLIPLHGLRQSSLCSSSSVKASSANSETQRRRASVSDGEPTGTGAAAPTRGEVFLHRLLSQKPISGQPKKKEKKNKGAEPKRVVDSGIASCYGCGAPLQTQEVDAPGYVDPQTYEVKKRHRQLRTVLCGRCILLSHGHMVTAVGGNGGYAGGKQFITAEELREKLCHLRTEKVLIVKLVDIVDFNGSFLARIRDIAGANPIILVITKVDLLPKGTDLNCVGDWIVEATMKKKLNVLSIHLTSSKSLLGIEGVAVEIQKEKKGRDVYILGSANVGKSAFVNALLQMMARKDPVAAAARKYKPMQSAVPGTTLGPIEIDAFHGGGKLYDTPGVHLHHRQAAVVHSEDLPSLAPQSHLRGQCFPASFGKEAHSDGGATTLNGSSIFWGGLVRIDILKVFPHTRLTLYGPKALHSHMVPTVDADDFYKRELGVLLTPPNGKERADSWPGLQSVRRLQIKFEDWKRPACDIAVSGLGWIVLEPMGISTEFSDLIVEDTPRELHLTIHVPKPVEVFIRPPMPVGKAGAEWYMFQDLTEKQIEMRPKLCT; from the exons ATGTCCCTCAAGTCGCCATTCCTCGACTTCGCCTCCTCCTTTACTCCTTCCTTTCTCCCCAGAGCACCCCCGTTCCTTATTCCTCTCCACGGATTGAGACAATCTTCtttgtgttcttcttcttcagttaaGGCATCATCGGCGAACTCAGAGACACAGCGGCGCAGAGCATCTGTTTCTGATGGGGAGCCGACAGGCACGGGCGCCGCGGCCCCTACAAGGGGAGAGGTCTTCCTCCACCGCCTTCTCTCCCAAAAGCCGATCTCTGGGCAgcccaaaaagaaagagaagaagaataagggCGCTGAGCCAAAGCGGGTGGTGGACTCCGGCATTGCTTCGTGCTACGGTTGCGGGGCGCCTCTGCAAACCCAGGAAGTTGATGCCCCGGGGTACGTCGACCCGCAGACCTACGAAGTG AAGAAGAGACATCGTCAGCTCAGGACTGTTCTTTGTGGGAGGTGTATACTTCTATCACACGGTCACATGGTTACTGCTGTGGGTGGGAATGGTGGTTATGCTGGTGGTAAGCAGTTTATAACGGCTGAAGAGCTGCGTGAGAAGTTATGCCACCTTAGAACCGAGAAAGTTCTCATCGTTAAGTTG GTGGACATTGTTGATTTCAATGGAAGCTTTTTGGCCCGGATACGTGATATAGCTGGTGCAAATCCTATCATTTTGGTTATCACTAAG GTCGATCTCCTCCCTAAAGGGACTGATTTGAACTGTGTGGGTGACTGGATAGTGGAGGCCACAATGAAGAAAAAGCTTAA TGTCCTGAGCATCCATTTGACCAGCTCAAAGTCTCTGTTAGGTATTGAAGGTGTTGCTGTTGAgattcaaaaggagaaaaag GGCCGAGATGTATACATTCTG GGTTCAGCAAATGTTGGGAAATCTGCTTTTGTTAATGCTTTGCTAC AGATGATGGCAAGAAAAGATCCAGTTGCTGCAGCAGCTCGGAAATACAAGCCCATGCAGTCTGCTGTTCCTGGAACTACCCTTGGTCCAATTGAGATTGATGCTTTTCATGGTGGTGGG AAACTCTATGACACTCCTGGAGTGCACCTGCACCACAGGCAAGCTGCTGTGGTCCATTCTGAAGATCTGCCTTCCCTGGCACCTCAGAGCCATCTAAGAGGCCAATGTTTTCCT GCATCGTTTGGTAAGGAAGCACATTCTGATGGAGGAGCTACAACCTTGAATGGGTCATCTATCTTTTGGGGAGGACTTGTTAGGATTGACATATTAAAA GTCTTTCCTCATACAAGGCTGACACTCTATGGCCCCAAAGCTCTGCATTCACACATGGTGCCTACAGTTGATGCAGATGACTTTTACAAG AGAGAACTAGGGGTATTGCTTACACCACCAAATGGGAAAGAGAGAGCAGATAGCTGGCCTGGTCTTCAATCTGTTCGCCGgttacaaataaaatttgaagacTGGAAGAG GCCTGCTTGTGACATTGCTGTCTCGGGTTTGGGATGGATAGTTCTTGAGCCTATGGGAATATCAACTGAATTTTCCGATTTGATTGTTGAAGATACTCCAAGAGAACTACACTTAACCATACACGTTCCAAAACCTGTTGAAGTTTTCATCCGCCCTCCCATGCCTGTCGGCAAAGCGGGTGCAGAGTGGTACATGTTCCAGGATCTGACAGAGAAACAGATAGAAATGAGGCCAAAGTTGTGTACATAA
- the LOC116253331 gene encoding uncharacterized protein LOC116253331 isoform X1 produces MEKGKEKGEPATTREAAAETSASRLAADSMAEGSEEPAMPPGRLSARNTSSKYDFVKVKVWLGDNADHYYVLSRFLLSRMLTVTKIPNHVAIKIALELKKLLVDNSLLDVSQSDLEANLFKLMERRGYGEEYIIRYKMMTRFHHQRVPLVILVCGTACAGKSTIATQLAQRLNLPNVLHTDMVYELLRTSTDAPLASTPVWARDFKSQEELVTEFCRECRVVRKGLAGDLKKAMKDGKPIIIEGIHLDPSIYLMDEENGVLTGSFKKAKVPTSAIGTSVDKLANSVETVSLGSSTDNVSGSVNSHKIERDSCSEDSFIQGQSISGSHTPEVTEVPAPSDVTDTVHESQGGGKKVESTSKQDKPVAEPIIVPIVLKMADFDHKALLEEWISTRTFGDKCLAQDQDTLVRNLKIIQDYLCSFETQGLTVVNVSATTFPQTLDWLHGYLLQCIERGISHGPSSSN; encoded by the exons ATggagaagggaaaggagaaggGCGAGCCGGCAACAACGAGAGAAGCGGCAGCAGAGACATCGGCTTCCCGCCTGGCGGCGGACTCCATGGCCGAGGGCAGCGAAGAGCCGGCTATGCCACCCGGCCGCCTCTCCGCTCGCAACACTTCCTCCAAATACGATTTCGTTAAG GTGAAGGTTTGGCTAGGGGATAATGCGGATCACTACTATGTGTTATCGAGATTCTTGTTGAGCAGAATGCTTACTGTAACGAAG ATCCCAAATCATGTTGCTATTAAAATTGCTCTTGAACTCAAAAAGCTGCTTGTAGACAACAGCTTGTTGGACGT TTCACAATCTGATCTGGAGGCTAATTTGTTTAAG CTTATGGAGCGGAGAGGCTATGGAGAAGAGTATATTATTCGCTACAAGATGATGACCAG ATTTCATCATCAAAGGGTTCCTCTTGTAATACTTGTGTGTGGTACTGCCTGTGCTGGAAAATCCACTATTGCAACGCAACTTGCTCAACGCCTGAACTTGCCAAATGTTTTACAT ACAGATATGGTCTACGAGTTGCTGCGAACCTCCACCGA TGCACCATTGGCTTCCACTCCAGTTTGGGCACGAGATTTCAAGAGCCAGGAAGAACTTGTCACCGAGTTCTGTAGGGAGTGTAGAGTGGTAAGGAAAG GTTTGGCAGGTGACCTCAAGAAAGCAATGAAAGATGGCAAGCCTATCATAATTGAG GGAATACACTTGGATCCAAGTATTTATCTGATGGATGAGGAAAATGGAGTGTTAACTGGGTCATTTAAGAAGGCTAAAGTTCCAACATCTGCTATAGGAACTTCAGTGGATAAACTTGCTAACTCAGTGGAGACAGTTTCATTGGGTTCTTCTACTGATAATGTTTCTGGTTCTGTTAATTCACACAAAATTGAGAGAGATAGCTGCAGTGAAGATTCATTCATTCAAGGACAGAGCATCTCAGGAAGCCACACACCAGAAGTAACTGAAGTTCCGGCACCATCAGATGTTACAGACACTGTACATGAATCCCAAG GTGGGGGTAAAAAGGTGGAAAGTACCTCAAAGCAGGACAAACCCGTTGCTGAGCCAATAATTGTTCCCATTGTATTGAAGATGGCTGATTTTGATCACAAG GCATTACTGGAGGAATGGATTTCTACTCGAACATTTGGTGATAAATGTCTTGCTCAG GATCAAGATACTTTAGTTAGAAATTTGAAGATTATTCAAGATTATTTGTGCTCATTCGAGACACAG GGCTTGACAGTGGTTAATGTTTCGGCTACAACATTTCCCCAAACACTAGACTGGCTTCATGGCTATCTCCTCCAG TGTATTGAGCGAGGAATCTCACATGGACCTTCAAGTTCGAACTGA
- the LOC116253331 gene encoding uncharacterized protein LOC116253331 isoform X2: MEKGKEKGEPATTREAAAETSASRLAADSMAEGSEEPAMPPGRLSARNTSSKYDFVKVKVWLGDNADHYYVLSRFLLSRMLTVTKIPNHVAIKIALELKKLLVDNSLLDVSQSDLEANLFKLMERRGYGEEYIIRYKMMTRFHHQRVPLVILVCGTACAGKSTIATQLAQRLNLPNVLHTDMVYELLRTSTDAPLASTPVWARDFKSQEELVTEFCRECRVVRKGLAGDLKKAMKDGKPIIIEGIHLDPSIYLMDEENGVLTGSFKKAKVPTSAIGTSVDKLANSVETVSLGSSTDNVSGSVNSHKIERDSCSEDSFIQGQSISGSHTPEVTEVPAPSDVTDTVHESQGGGKKVESTSKQDKPVAEPIIVPIVLKMADFDHKALLEEWISTRTFGDKCLAQDQDTLVRNLKIIQDYLCSFETQIMDSHISSSMKIV, translated from the exons ATggagaagggaaaggagaaggGCGAGCCGGCAACAACGAGAGAAGCGGCAGCAGAGACATCGGCTTCCCGCCTGGCGGCGGACTCCATGGCCGAGGGCAGCGAAGAGCCGGCTATGCCACCCGGCCGCCTCTCCGCTCGCAACACTTCCTCCAAATACGATTTCGTTAAG GTGAAGGTTTGGCTAGGGGATAATGCGGATCACTACTATGTGTTATCGAGATTCTTGTTGAGCAGAATGCTTACTGTAACGAAG ATCCCAAATCATGTTGCTATTAAAATTGCTCTTGAACTCAAAAAGCTGCTTGTAGACAACAGCTTGTTGGACGT TTCACAATCTGATCTGGAGGCTAATTTGTTTAAG CTTATGGAGCGGAGAGGCTATGGAGAAGAGTATATTATTCGCTACAAGATGATGACCAG ATTTCATCATCAAAGGGTTCCTCTTGTAATACTTGTGTGTGGTACTGCCTGTGCTGGAAAATCCACTATTGCAACGCAACTTGCTCAACGCCTGAACTTGCCAAATGTTTTACAT ACAGATATGGTCTACGAGTTGCTGCGAACCTCCACCGA TGCACCATTGGCTTCCACTCCAGTTTGGGCACGAGATTTCAAGAGCCAGGAAGAACTTGTCACCGAGTTCTGTAGGGAGTGTAGAGTGGTAAGGAAAG GTTTGGCAGGTGACCTCAAGAAAGCAATGAAAGATGGCAAGCCTATCATAATTGAG GGAATACACTTGGATCCAAGTATTTATCTGATGGATGAGGAAAATGGAGTGTTAACTGGGTCATTTAAGAAGGCTAAAGTTCCAACATCTGCTATAGGAACTTCAGTGGATAAACTTGCTAACTCAGTGGAGACAGTTTCATTGGGTTCTTCTACTGATAATGTTTCTGGTTCTGTTAATTCACACAAAATTGAGAGAGATAGCTGCAGTGAAGATTCATTCATTCAAGGACAGAGCATCTCAGGAAGCCACACACCAGAAGTAACTGAAGTTCCGGCACCATCAGATGTTACAGACACTGTACATGAATCCCAAG GTGGGGGTAAAAAGGTGGAAAGTACCTCAAAGCAGGACAAACCCGTTGCTGAGCCAATAATTGTTCCCATTGTATTGAAGATGGCTGATTTTGATCACAAG GCATTACTGGAGGAATGGATTTCTACTCGAACATTTGGTGATAAATGTCTTGCTCAG GATCAAGATACTTTAGTTAGAAATTTGAAGATTATTCAAGATTATTTGTGCTCATTCGAGACACAG ATCATGGATAGCCACATTTCCAGCTCCATGAAGATTGTCTAA
- the LOC116252372 gene encoding transcription factor UNE10-like isoform X1 — protein MNHSVPQWQMEEEEEEEGGQCLVNSPKQGGGGAFLLTNADSLSDSFSLWDNEVAELTWENGQLAMHGLGPPKPATCKPAGNRHAWEAGGHPTANGTLECIVKQGTSFRVPDKVPGAPQPADLPPWFRDALVPCAPAPVPTPTLQGRAGTDRLALDLPPTSNLSTCVGSCQSPFPSCHAHGKKEGRPEAECQNIATVPEVNRLGSSLCVSERPETIRSFSRVGSGTMGTGYPSTALDTCGTSDYAGELNTSLGSPENSSTIKDDQGSVSHTRSKREEEESENRKRKKGRSSISSARRSRAASVHNQSERKRRDRINQKMKTLQKLIPNSSKTDKASILDEVIEYVKLLQATVQVMGQTNMPNMMLPMSIQQLQMCMLTQIGMGMNAGIRPGHAGIRPLLNPANFMQPNLVAAAASSCDKLRETIAGASLPDPISAVLACQAQTMNADPFKIATLYQQLCRPSPPPPPPPPSTANGWEG, from the exons ATGAATCACAGCGTTCCTCAGTGGcagatggaagaagaagaagaagaagaaggaggccAATGCCTAGTAAACTCTCCCAAACAAGGAGGCGGAGGAGCCTTTCTACTTACCAACGCCGATTCCTTAAGCGACAGCTTTTCCCT GTGGGACAACGAAGTTGCAGAGCTCACATGGGAGAACGGCCAATTGGCAATGCACGGGCTCGGCCCACCCAAGCCCGCAACCTGCAAGCCGGCCGGAAACAGGCACGCCTGGGAGGCGGGCGGCCACCCAACAGCCAACGGCACCCTCGAGTGCATCGTCAAACAAGGCACATCCTTTCGTGTCCCGGACAAGGTCCCGGGGGCGCCGCAACCAGCGGACCTTCCCCCATGGTTCAGGGACGCCTTGGTCCCTTGCGCCCCAGCACCCGTGCCCACACCCACCCTGCAGGGTAGAGCCGGGACGGACCGCCTCGCCCTCGACCTTCCACCCACTTCGAACTTGTCCACCTGCGTGGGCTCTTGCCAGTCCCCCTTCCCGAGCTGCCATGCCCATGGCAAGAAGGAAGGCCGGCCGGAAGCCGAGTGCCAGAATATCGCAACGGTGCCGGAAGTAAATCGCCTGGGCTCGAGCTTGTGCGTTTCAGAACGTCCAGAGACGATTCGGTCCTTTTCACGAGTTGGTAGTGGCACTATGGGCACAGGCTACCCCTCCACCGCCTTGGACACGTGTGGAACAAGCGATTATGCCGGAGAACTGAACACGTCCCTTGGGTCGCCGGAAAATTCAAGTACAATTAAAGATGACCAGGGCTCGGTATCCCACACTAGATCCAAG agggaggaagaagagagcgaGAAccggaagaggaagaagggacgtTCTTCAATCTCTTCTGCAAGAAGAAGTAGAGCTGCTTCGGTTCACAACCAATCAGAACGT AAACGGAGGGACAGGATCAACCAGAAGATGAAAACTTTGCAGAAGTTGATACCCAACTCCAGCAAG ACGGACAAGGCCTCTATTTTAGACGAGGTGATCGAATACGTAAAGCTGCTTCAAGCCACAGTCCAAGTGATGGGCCAGACGAACATGCCGAACATGATGCTGCCGATGAGCATCCAGCAGCTCCAAATGTGTATGTTAACACAAATTGGCATGGGCATGAACGCCGGAATCCGGCCTGGCCACGCCGGAATCCGGCCGCTCCTAAATCCTGCCAACTTCATGCAGCCCAACCTCGTCGCAGCTGCCGCCAGTTCGTGTGACAAGCTGAGAGAGACGATCGCTGGTGCTTCACTACCAGATCCGATCTCGGCCGTCCTCGCATGCCAAGCACAG ACCATGAATGCAGATCCCTTTAAAATTGCTACCTTGTACCAGCAACTATGTCGGCCATCGccaccgccgccaccaccaccaccatcaacTGCCAATGGCTGGGAGGGctaa
- the LOC116252372 gene encoding transcription factor UNE10-like isoform X2: protein MNHSVPQWQMEEEEEEEGGQCLVNSPKQGGGGAFLLTNADSLSDSFSLWDNEVAELTWENGQLAMHGLGPPKPATCKPAGNRHAWEAGGHPTANGTLECIVKQGTSFRVPDKVPGAPQPADLPPWFRDALVPCAPAPVPTPTLQGRAGTDRLALDLPPTSNLSTCVGSCQSPFPSCHAHGKKEGRPEAECQNIATVPEVNRLGSSLCVSERPETIRSFSRVGSGTMGTGYPSTALDTCGTSDYAGELNTSLGSPENSSTIKDDQGSVSHTRSKKRRDRINQKMKTLQKLIPNSSKTDKASILDEVIEYVKLLQATVQVMGQTNMPNMMLPMSIQQLQMCMLTQIGMGMNAGIRPGHAGIRPLLNPANFMQPNLVAAAASSCDKLRETIAGASLPDPISAVLACQAQTMNADPFKIATLYQQLCRPSPPPPPPPPSTANGWEG from the exons ATGAATCACAGCGTTCCTCAGTGGcagatggaagaagaagaagaagaagaaggaggccAATGCCTAGTAAACTCTCCCAAACAAGGAGGCGGAGGAGCCTTTCTACTTACCAACGCCGATTCCTTAAGCGACAGCTTTTCCCT GTGGGACAACGAAGTTGCAGAGCTCACATGGGAGAACGGCCAATTGGCAATGCACGGGCTCGGCCCACCCAAGCCCGCAACCTGCAAGCCGGCCGGAAACAGGCACGCCTGGGAGGCGGGCGGCCACCCAACAGCCAACGGCACCCTCGAGTGCATCGTCAAACAAGGCACATCCTTTCGTGTCCCGGACAAGGTCCCGGGGGCGCCGCAACCAGCGGACCTTCCCCCATGGTTCAGGGACGCCTTGGTCCCTTGCGCCCCAGCACCCGTGCCCACACCCACCCTGCAGGGTAGAGCCGGGACGGACCGCCTCGCCCTCGACCTTCCACCCACTTCGAACTTGTCCACCTGCGTGGGCTCTTGCCAGTCCCCCTTCCCGAGCTGCCATGCCCATGGCAAGAAGGAAGGCCGGCCGGAAGCCGAGTGCCAGAATATCGCAACGGTGCCGGAAGTAAATCGCCTGGGCTCGAGCTTGTGCGTTTCAGAACGTCCAGAGACGATTCGGTCCTTTTCACGAGTTGGTAGTGGCACTATGGGCACAGGCTACCCCTCCACCGCCTTGGACACGTGTGGAACAAGCGATTATGCCGGAGAACTGAACACGTCCCTTGGGTCGCCGGAAAATTCAAGTACAATTAAAGATGACCAGGGCTCGGTATCCCACACTAGATCCAAG AAACGGAGGGACAGGATCAACCAGAAGATGAAAACTTTGCAGAAGTTGATACCCAACTCCAGCAAG ACGGACAAGGCCTCTATTTTAGACGAGGTGATCGAATACGTAAAGCTGCTTCAAGCCACAGTCCAAGTGATGGGCCAGACGAACATGCCGAACATGATGCTGCCGATGAGCATCCAGCAGCTCCAAATGTGTATGTTAACACAAATTGGCATGGGCATGAACGCCGGAATCCGGCCTGGCCACGCCGGAATCCGGCCGCTCCTAAATCCTGCCAACTTCATGCAGCCCAACCTCGTCGCAGCTGCCGCCAGTTCGTGTGACAAGCTGAGAGAGACGATCGCTGGTGCTTCACTACCAGATCCGATCTCGGCCGTCCTCGCATGCCAAGCACAG ACCATGAATGCAGATCCCTTTAAAATTGCTACCTTGTACCAGCAACTATGTCGGCCATCGccaccgccgccaccaccaccaccatcaacTGCCAATGGCTGGGAGGGctaa